The genomic window tatgcatgtgtgcataGGGGAGACAcacattgaaacacacacacacatagaatgacaaacaaaatgacactTATTTAGCATAAAAGTGTGTACTTACGTGcactgtgtgtctgcatatgtTCACAAGACTTTTAGTCAATATCGGAGGGTTTCACTCACATGTCTGTGCTCTTACATGTTTTGTATGAATTAATATATCAGCTGTGTGGTGTATctatctgtgaatgtgtgtgtttaagtgcgtatgtctttgtttctctgcagtGGTGAAGTGCTTGTGTTTAAGTTAAACAGTGCAGACACAAGCAGGTCACCTCCTCCATCATTCTCTCCACTCGAAGGAACTGAGAGCACCAATGCAACTAAATCACCACCATTAACGTCAACAGAAACCCCGCTGTAAAAAAAGCACTGTTAGGCTGTCATTGTGGTATTATACATGATCATTCAATTGTAGattctaaagaaaaaaaaacacatttggaaaAATTGAAGTTGATCATTATCTCAACACCTCAGATGAGTCAAGGCTTACAAAAATGTACTGGTCCATGTACAAACAACTTCAGATGATGCATATCTTTAACGGAAACATGAGGTTTACTTTAAAGCCAACATGCATTTAGTAAGAGCAAgttgtcagttgttttttttttaactgatggCTTTACAaaggcaataaataaaaaggaaattaaatttaaagtcAGGGACTGATTCAACTATTAAATTCATGTGGCAAAATGTCTCAGTCTaagataattttctttttctggttAAATGTCCCATCTGCAGGTCATTACAGTTGCTAAACATCTATCATTTACACATTCGTGTAAGACACGTGgcctaaatgaaaataatgtgaaaggAACAGTGCTGCATCTTTGGGCTAACGTTTGAAATTGCTGCAACAAAAGGGTGCAAACAAAATGTTGCTAAAATCTGGTTGTCAAACAGAAGAACAGAGGGACAAAAAGGAGTCCAATCTAGCACCGTCTGCTAAATTGTACAGCACAACAAAGatacacaaatgcaaataaaacagactttCCCATAGTCCAAGGACACTCTTTGCAGCAAGAGAAAAATGAACCTAGTTCCTGCTTGAAGCCttgatttcttctttaaatgACTTTTACCAGTGAGGACAGCaagacaataaacacacaagcacGCTCTCAGATCCATCACCCATTTACTCACACTCAAACATTCACTAACTCTCGAAACAAAATTGCCATGCAGTCTGGGAAAAAAggatgtgatgtgaaaatgagATGTTAAAGGTTGTATTCGTCGTAGGTTAATACATATTTTGTAGtgttattaatatatataatattgcaCAGCACCGTTTCAACTGGCCAACCATGCAAATTCACTTGTTGTCAAGAGGAGCTGTCAAAGTTAACCTTTGGAACTTGAACCGGGACAGGAAAGTAAATGTTGAATTCATCAGCCTCATTGGCCTAAATGTATTGAATAAAATATGGAGGAAATGTTAGCAGAAACTGGTGCGAATGTGactgtttctttactttttgtttacCTCAGTGCCATAGATGTCCCGTTGACTGACGCAGCTGAGCACACTCTGTGGGTGTGTCCGTAGGAGTAGCTCCCCTGCCGTACGTACCGCTCATCCCCACAGCAGAGAATCACCAGAAACGCCCTCCGAAACGCCCGGTTCAGGAAGGCGTACAGGAAAGGGTTCAGTCCTGAGTTAATATACCCGAGCCATAACCAGGCTGTCCACAGCTGCCAGGGCACTGAGTAGTGGATGAAGGGGTCCACCACGTTGGTGATGAAGAACGGTGCCCAGCATAGGCAAAAACACCCCATTATAACTGCCAGTGTCTTTGCCGCCTTTGTCTCAACACGCAAGCGGCTATTTGTCATGGGAGCCTTCTCTGAAGAGGAGGAGCCCATTGTTGTTCTAAAGCGGTAGTGCTCTGACGGATCTGAGGAAGTGGAGGACCTCACAGTCATGATCGGAGCTGTCCCGGTCATGGGAGCTGAGCCAGCACGTTGTAGCGTCTCTATCTGCCGTACGTGGGTCATGGCGGTGACGTAGATTCGTTGGTAAGCCAGGACCATGAGGGCCAACGGGACATAGAAGGCCACTGCAGAGCAGATCAGGGCGTAGGGTCGGTTGACCAGAAACACACAGCTTGTGTCGTTGGAACCTCCAGTCAAGGCTCGCCTCTCCTCTATCTGAAAAAGACCCAGACACAAAAATAACGAAGATGTGACATGCTGAATAAGCAGTAAATAATCAGTGACTTTAATTGACCTCTGCTGGTGACCAGTAGGAATTGCAATAACTTCAATAGGTTTCAAACAATACACAGTGGTCAGCATTAGCAACCTGTATGCAACTGAATTTGATCACTGTGAATCACATTCTGAAGTGAGTTAGAGAAGTTAatagcattttgggaaatactcttTTTTGCTTGAATTCCCAGAGTTAGAGTCATGTACCTGCATTAAGTTTGGAGCTAGTCAGGAGGTGATTCACCttgcttagcataaagactggaagcaaggcAAGACAGCTGCCTGGCTCTTTCCAactttaaaagttgtttttacatagctgtttgtgtaCAGAAAAACCAAAAGAGATACAATGTGTGCTACAGAGGTGTTAATATGCTTATTTTTGAAACttagccaagctagctgtttcccttgcttccagtatttatgctgagctaagctaattacctcctggctccagcttccTATTTTATGAACAGACACCAGACTGATATCAATCCTCTCATTTAactaagaaagcaaataagcatatttcccaaaatgttgaactattcctttaagcaaAGATTTCTATACAACTTTGTTGCATTGTGaaataagtatatttttattttttgctaaaaagaTATTTAGCCTAAGTGGCCAGTTACCCATATCTCTATTCTCAATTGAAAATATGGGGGTTGAAAATCAGAGAAaatcagagaaagagaagcaccTCTAATTTTGATGCCCATAAATTGCAGCCCTTGGTGAAGTAGTTGGACTTTGGTGCTGATAAAATACACTGGTAATTTTGTGTGATGTGGTAGTAGAATCCTAATCTACAGtacatattgtgtttttaagtACATTTCAAGGGTATGAgtgcacagtattttaaatcACTATGCCACCAGGAGTGTAAagtctttctctttgttttgtaaAACTTGAGCAGACACCAGTTCATACCAAACAGACATAATGTACTGTATCGTTTAACTTGTGTCACAATAATTAAATCAGTTTTTGCGGCTTTGTGACAGCTCGAGTAAGAAGTTTCAAACAATTCCTTTTGAGGCAGAACAGGAGCGCAATGGAAATTTTTGGAATTTTTTCCCCTATTGGAGAGAGACAAGTGACCAAAAAGAGGCAGACATatacacaacatgaaaaatgacaaactaaaaTTGTGTGTTTAATTAAGGAAAATGTATTAATCTGACTGAATGTGCAGACATAAGTCATGTCAAATCCTTCGCAATATTTCTGAGACAAATTTGACCACAGGACATTCAGCCAGCTTTTAAAAACAAGGACTGTTGTTTGGATGCTCTCctgactgagagaaagagaaaagagccGTGTATTTCATTAAGTCTGGCTGAATAAATTCATCTATCCCTGTCTGCCTCTGGGAGTCCTGCAGCTCATTTCAAGGCAGCTCTGAAATAACCTCACGCCAAAACATATCTAAACCAGCAGAAAATGCTTGTTAAAGTGATGTCGTTGCTTGCAGCAAAAGAGCCTCCACAGGGACTGAAATTGTTTTGTGATCACTGCATTACCGTGTCATTGTTCAAGGGATTGGAAATGTTATTAGAACAGAGAATATTGGAAAGGTTTATGCTGCATTTGCCCTCACAGAAAGAACATCTCTCTCTTTAAGCCTTTGAGGGAGGTATATGAACTCTTCAGTGTGATACtttgttaaaatataatgttGGCTATATTTGGGTTGATGCAGGattgtaatacatt from Thunnus maccoyii chromosome 19, fThuMac1.1, whole genome shotgun sequence includes these protein-coding regions:
- the si:dkey-247m21.3 gene encoding 5-hydroxytryptamine receptor 4 isoform X3, which encodes MPFAAIELTTGQWRYGEIFCLVRTSLDVLLTTASILHLCCIALDRYYAICCQPLVYRHKMTPARVAVMLSGCWLIPTFISFLPIMQSWNAIGIEDIIEERRALTGGSNDTSCVFLVNRPYALICSAVAFYVPLALMVLAYQRIYVTAMTHVRQIETLQRAGSAPMTGTAPIMTVRSSTSSDPSEHYRFRTTMGSSSSEKAPMTNSRLRVETKAAKTLAVIMGCFCLCWAPFFITNVVDPFIHYSVPWQLWTAWLWLGYINSGLNPFLYAFLNRAFRRAFLVILCCGDERYVRQGSYSYGHTHRVCSAASVNGTSMALRPMRLMNSTFTFLSRFKFQRLTLTAPLDNK
- the si:dkey-247m21.3 gene encoding 5-hydroxytryptamine receptor 4 isoform X5; translation: MATASPRLLLDDILTTGDKQQEQQQEFLSLLETIVLSIFLSIIIIMTVFGNLLVMVALCKDRHLRKKKTNYFIVSLAFADLLVALVVMPFAAIELTTGQWRYGEIFCLVRTSLDVLLTTASILHLCCIALDRYYAICCQPLVYRHKMTPARVAVMLSGCWLIPTFISFLPIMQSWNAIGIEDIIEERRALTGGSNDTSCVFLVNRPYALICSAVAFYVPLALMVLAYQRIYVTAMTHVRQIETLQRAGSAPMTGTAPIMTVRSSTSSDPSEHYRFRTTMGSSSSEKAPMTNSRLRVETKAAKTLAVIMGCFCLCWAPFFITNVVDPFIHYSVPWQLWTAWLWLGYINSGLNPFLYAFLNRAFRRAFLVILCCGDERYVRQGSYSYGHTHRVCSAASVNGTSMALR
- the si:dkey-247m21.3 gene encoding 5-hydroxytryptamine receptor 4 isoform X2, which codes for MPFAAIELTTGQWRYGEIFCLVRTSLDVLLTTASILHLCCIALDRYYAICCQPLVYRHKMTPARVAVMLSGCWLIPTFISFLPIMQSWNAIGIEDIIEERRALTGGSNDTSCVFLVNRPYALICSAVAFYVPLALMVLAYQRIYVTAMTHVRQIETLQRAGSAPMTGTAPIMTVRSSTSSDPSEHYRFRTTMGSSSSEKAPMTNSRLRVETKAAKTLAVIMGCFCLCWAPFFITNVVDPFIHYSVPWQLWTAWLWLGYINSGLNPFLYAFLNRAFRRAFLVILCCGDERYVRQGSYSYGHTHRVCSAASVNGTSMALRLSFLPNRSYSDNGRTILANEQESQDSLGTL
- the si:dkey-247m21.3 gene encoding 5-hydroxytryptamine receptor 4 isoform X4, yielding MPFAAIELTTGQWRYGEIFCLVRTSLDVLLTTASILHLCCIALDRYYAICCQPLVYRHKMTPARVAVMLSGCWLIPTFISFLPIMQSWNAIGIEDIIEERRALTGGSNDTSCVFLVNRPYALICSAVAFYVPLALMVLAYQRIYVTAMTHVRQIETLQRAGSAPMTGTAPIMTVRSSTSSDPSEHYRFRTTMGSSSSEKAPMTNSRLRVETKAAKTLAVIMGCFCLCWAPFFITNVVDPFIHYSVPWQLWTAWLWLGYINSGLNPFLYAFLNRAFRRAFLVILCCGDERYVRQGSYSYGHTHRVCSAASVNGTSMALRQEETAGNPSFYSF
- the si:dkey-247m21.3 gene encoding 5-hydroxytryptamine receptor 4 isoform X1; this translates as MPFAAIELTTGQWRYGEIFCLVRTSLDVLLTTASILHLCCIALDRYYAICCQPLVYRHKMTPARVAVMLSGCWLIPTFISFLPIMQSWNAIGIEDIIEERRALTGGSNDTSCVFLVNRPYALICSAVAFYVPLALMVLAYQRIYVTAMTHVRQIETLQRAGSAPMTGTAPIMTVRSSTSSDPSEHYRFRTTMGSSSSEKAPMTNSRLRVETKAAKTLAVIMGCFCLCWAPFFITNVVDPFIHYSVPWQLWTAWLWLGYINSGLNPFLYAFLNRAFRRAFLVILCCGDERYVRQGSYSYGHTHRVCSAASVNGTSMALRKQTQIIRLPPAGYWKLTAEMTGGEILSNNFVSEVWALRNNLWVDGYDVCGCFSFRLQKSVFIFSLSLCVLYVFLCAHAKKRSVCWTLSKKEASLFFRGSQLCFFECLRH